A stretch of Methanophagales archaeon DNA encodes these proteins:
- a CDS encoding carbohydrate kinase family protein, whose amino-acid sequence MQKTRYEYDVLVIGDVFCDIATKPIRAYPERDKQIGCEFMLSIGGQAGNCAAACASLGLRTAIICKLSNDVLSNWLLSELERLGVVCIAAISERKPHPGITVSIAFEDGSRSMLTDRGANQDLMREDVEAELLGRARFVMRAGHWNTEGLFTVNKDLLRIAKSHDAFTGVDIGWSAYLGWTASAKQTVFELLPFTDFLFVNEAELKELSAEQWQEQEQKQERDILARGCRNVIIHRGAKGSSWISSDFTVSSHSFKVNVVSPTGAGDVFNAGFIYAFLDGKGAEECLEFANACAALHISRTRSRNAFPRLDELELQLQGLNKQNPLSL is encoded by the coding sequence ATGCAAAAAACGAGATATGAGTATGATGTGCTTGTTATAGGCGATGTCTTCTGTGATATAGCAACGAAGCCGATACGGGCATATCCGGAACGGGACAAACAGATAGGCTGTGAATTCATGCTCAGCATTGGCGGTCAGGCAGGTAACTGTGCAGCCGCTTGCGCTTCGCTCGGATTGAGGACTGCTATTATATGCAAGCTCAGCAATGATGTGCTATCAAACTGGCTATTATCGGAGCTGGAAAGGCTCGGTGTGGTTTGCATTGCCGCTATTTCAGAACGAAAGCCACACCCCGGGATAACAGTGAGCATAGCATTTGAAGATGGTAGCCGGTCTATGCTCACTGATAGGGGTGCGAATCAGGACCTCATGCGAGAAGATGTGGAAGCTGAACTTTTAGGACGTGCACGATTCGTTATGAGGGCAGGACATTGGAACACGGAAGGTTTATTCACAGTCAATAAGGATTTACTCAGGATAGCCAAATCCCACGATGCGTTCACGGGCGTTGATATCGGATGGAGTGCTTATCTTGGCTGGACAGCCAGTGCGAAACAGACCGTCTTTGAACTTCTACCTTTTACCGATTTCCTGTTCGTAAACGAGGCAGAGCTAAAGGAGCTATCAGCAGAGCAGTGGCAGGAGCAAGAGCAAAAGCAAGAGCGGGATATACTGGCAAGAGGATGCAGGAACGTGATCATTCACAGGGGTGCAAAGGGCTCTTCATGGATAAGCTCTGATTTCACGGTGAGCTCTCATTCTTTCAAAGTGAATGTGGTATCGCCAACAGGTGCAGGTGATGTCTTTAATGCTGGATTCATATACGCTTTTTTGGATGGTAAAGGAGCAGAAGAATGCCTTGAATTCGCCAATGCCTGCGCTGCACTCCATATAAGCAGAACAAGGTCTCGTAATGCATTTCCCAGACTGGATGAGTTAGAGTTACAGTTACAGGGTTTGAATAAGCAAAACCCCCTCTCCCTCTAA
- the thiC gene encoding phosphomethylpyrimidine synthase ThiC: MGSDRDLKQVALEEGVSEDKLKRLIRSGRVVIPCNVRRGDGIALKAIGEGMSTKVNVNVGTSKDYVNVREELEKAKIAVKYGADTIMDLSTGGDLDEVRRLILKEVNVPVGTVPIYQAALGKRGERAVVDMTSDDMFNAVRQHAKDGIDFVTIHAGVNLNSLERLKRCNRILDVVSRGGAFLVAWMIHNECENPFYAEYDYLLEIAKEYELTLSLGDGMRPGCIADASDRAKYMENIILGELVALAREEGVQVIVEGPGHVPLDEIEASVKTIKHITDFAPLYLLGPLVTDIAPGYDHIVSAIGGAVAGMYGADFLCMVSPSEHLALPSIQHIKDGTVVTKIAAHVADLVKEEQSARAKRRDKEMAYARKNLNWERQFELAINPEEARMIRNSRPSESDACSICGDLCAIRLVNEFLKS, from the coding sequence ATGGGAAGCGATAGGGATTTAAAGCAAGTCGCTTTAGAGGAAGGAGTCAGTGAAGATAAATTAAAACGGCTTATTCGTTCCGGTCGAGTTGTAATACCGTGTAATGTGAGGCGAGGGGATGGGATAGCGCTGAAGGCAATAGGCGAGGGCATGAGCACGAAGGTGAATGTGAATGTAGGGACATCCAAGGACTATGTAAACGTGAGAGAGGAGCTGGAGAAAGCGAAGATAGCAGTGAAATATGGTGCAGATACAATAATGGACCTCTCAACAGGTGGTGATCTCGATGAGGTTCGCAGGCTGATATTGAAGGAAGTGAATGTGCCTGTGGGTACAGTACCGATATATCAGGCGGCACTGGGTAAACGTGGTGAGAGAGCGGTTGTGGATATGACCTCTGATGATATGTTCAATGCAGTTCGGCAGCATGCGAAAGACGGTATTGATTTCGTCACTATCCATGCAGGCGTGAATCTTAACTCACTTGAGCGGTTGAAGAGGTGCAACCGCATTTTGGATGTAGTGAGTCGTGGAGGTGCCTTCCTTGTCGCATGGATGATTCATAACGAGTGTGAGAATCCGTTCTATGCGGAATATGACTACCTACTGGAGATAGCGAAGGAATATGAGTTAACACTGAGCCTTGGTGATGGTATGCGACCAGGCTGCATCGCTGATGCTTCAGACAGGGCGAAATACATGGAGAACATAATTCTCGGTGAGCTCGTTGCGCTCGCACGAGAAGAAGGTGTGCAGGTGATTGTAGAGGGTCCGGGGCATGTACCACTGGATGAGATAGAAGCATCTGTGAAGACAATAAAGCATATAACAGATTTCGCACCGCTTTACCTGCTTGGACCGCTCGTTACTGACATCGCACCGGGGTATGACCACATTGTGAGTGCGATAGGAGGCGCAGTAGCAGGTATGTATGGCGCTGACTTCCTATGCATGGTCTCACCCTCCGAGCATCTCGCACTGCCTTCTATACAGCATATAAAGGATGGCACGGTGGTCACGAAGATAGCGGCGCATGTCGCAGACCTTGTAAAAGAGGAGCAAAGTGCACGTGCGAAACGGCGTGACAAGGAGATGGCGTATGCACGTAAAAATCTCAATTGGGAGAGGCAGTTTGAGCTCGCTATAAATCCCGAAGAAGCACGCATGATAAGGAATAGCAGACCCTCAGAGAGCGATGCATGCTCCATCTGTGGTGATTTGTGTGCGATAAGGCTGGTAAACGAGTTTTTGAAGAGTTAA